The nucleotide sequence GGCTGGCGGCCGAAGGGATCATGTACAAACATGCCTATGCAACGGTAGGTGTTTCTGCTCCAAGCCGCAGTTCAATTATTACCGGCATGTACCCGGTCAGCATCGGCAGCCACAACATGCGTACCGGTCCCCACTGGACATACCGCTCTCCGGAGAATGAGGATTATATGGAGGATTATTACGGACTGTATGACCAGAGGGGGAGGGTGGTGCCTCAATACGCTACCGTGCCGCCACCATATGTGCGCTGCTTTACTGAGTACCTGCGCATGGCAGGCTATTATACCACAAACAACGCCAAGACCGATTATCAGTTCAATCCCCCGTTCACTGCATGGGATGAAAGCAGTGGTCAGGCCCATTACCGCAACAGGCCTGAAGGTGCTCCGTTTTTTGCTGTGTTTAATGATGAGATCACCCACGAGTCACGCATCTGGATGAAGAAGGATGACCCGATGCTCGTCGACCGGCAGAGTGTTCCGGTTCCGGCATATTTCCCCGTTATCCCATCGGTTGTCGAGGCCGTATCCCGCAACTATTCGAACATCACCGAGCTTGACCGGAACGTTGGCCGGATTCTCGATGAGCTTGAGGCAGATGGCCTCCTCGAAAAGACCATTATCTTTTTCTGGAGCGATCATGGCGGACCGCTGCTGCGGCAGAAAAGGGCGGTGGGGAACAGCGGACTTCATGTGCCGCTTATAGTGCGGCTGCCGAACGGCGAGATGGCGGGCACTGTTGTTGAAGATATCGTTTCGCTTATGGATCTTGGACCTACCGTATTATCCCTTTCGGGGATAAAACCGCCCGGGCACATGCACGGCAGGGCATTTTTGGGCCCCTACAAAACAGATACGCCCCACAGGTATGCATTCGGTACGGCCGACAGGTTTGATGAGGTTTACGACATGAGCCGTTCGGTGATTGACGGCCGCTATGTATACATCAGGAACTTCCGCCCTGAGCTGCCGCTTATCTACAGGCTTGAATACAGGGAGCAGATAGATATGACGCCCGAACTTATTGAGATGGACCGCAGGGGAGAGCTTGAGGGCGATGCCGCATATATATGGATGAAGACCAAGCCTGTTGAGGAGTTGTACGACCTGCACAACGATCCCTGGGAGGTGAACAACCTGGCCGGTTGCCCTGAGCACCGTGAGAAGCTG is from Marinilabiliales bacterium and encodes:
- a CDS encoding choline-sulfatase, with product MQNLKTTFILLSGSAVAFAGNGASHGAQPDNPAGGDATTRSSDTPGAARQSEVIHERPNILWISVEDISTDLSCYGATGIHTPNIDRLAAEGIMYKHAYATVGVSAPSRSSIITGMYPVSIGSHNMRTGPHWTYRSPENEDYMEDYYGLYDQRGRVVPQYATVPPPYVRCFTEYLRMAGYYTTNNAKTDYQFNPPFTAWDESSGQAHYRNRPEGAPFFAVFNDEITHESRIWMKKDDPMLVDRQSVPVPAYFPVIPSVVEAVSRNYSNITELDRNVGRILDELEADGLLEKTIIFFWSDHGGPLLRQKRAVGNSGLHVPLIVRLPNGEMAGTVVEDIVSLMDLGPTVLSLSGIKPPGHMHGRAFLGPYKTDTPHRYAFGTADRFDEVYDMSRSVIDGRYVYIRNFRPELPLIYRLEYREQIDMTPELIEMDRRGELEGDAAYIWMKTKPVEELYDLHNDPWEVNNLAGCPEHREKLLELRRALAQWQLEIGDMGFIPEHDLVQMMWPGLVQPETEPVTFSLDGGMLELSSATEGASIAWQVEGRDGPDRWHLYHEPLEVVRGEVIRARAIRIGYKTSEITVFRK